A single Verrucomicrobiota bacterium DNA region contains:
- a CDS encoding LamG domain-containing protein encodes MMRSLATLFPARVFPKHAWDSRFAMAGLVSLLILVFPRAATAPSLNHVLRLDGRNSYVELPVQTLAGLTEATLECWVRLDDTGSRRRIFNFGKPRRDLSLMMRGEDSVGFVIADSTKTLHWVDVPGVFAKGRWIHVAATCGPSGMRVYINGLPYDHGNSFNGSFASVAADGRCYLGKTVTGEERDPTLAGAIDNFRVWSRVRSPREVQQTMFEAPPASTEGLVLSLDFEPGEGPESASLPGGAKLVGNATLEAQQLVPGRRSPGNDAHVVPEAARQTHGGFLAGLLTAFCLLHSLLVAFQKSARAHFYFALISGLAAINSWPAPEIEALGRAWLAVQMVLVGELFRTLFGLDVSWERRGLMTAAVISGALLTLDKLGFGLPGFLSGLVSLVAGLTTLFAALHVLRLSSAADKAKAEGARIINAGLGALIAFSLISFEVPFFWRNASFAPRRRRLLRRHLGPPRSIFRTLRPARRTTGRPAGHVQ; translated from the coding sequence ATGATGCGTTCCCTCGCAACTCTGTTTCCCGCGAGGGTTTTCCCCAAACATGCGTGGGACTCGCGCTTCGCGATGGCTGGGCTGGTGTCGTTGCTGATCCTCGTTTTCCCGCGGGCGGCAACCGCTCCCTCGCTGAACCACGTCCTCCGGCTTGATGGACGCAATTCTTATGTCGAGCTGCCGGTGCAGACCCTGGCTGGACTCACCGAGGCCACCCTCGAGTGCTGGGTGCGATTGGATGACACAGGGTCGCGCCGCCGGATTTTCAATTTCGGCAAGCCGCGCCGCGATCTGAGCTTGATGATGCGAGGCGAGGACAGCGTGGGATTCGTCATCGCGGATTCCACCAAAACCCTCCATTGGGTCGATGTGCCCGGCGTCTTCGCGAAGGGCCGCTGGATTCATGTGGCGGCCACGTGCGGACCGTCCGGCATGCGGGTCTATATCAACGGACTTCCGTATGACCATGGAAACTCGTTCAACGGGAGTTTCGCTTCCGTGGCGGCGGACGGTCGTTGTTATCTGGGGAAAACCGTGACGGGCGAGGAGCGTGATCCCACTTTGGCCGGTGCGATCGACAATTTTCGCGTCTGGAGCCGGGTCCGTTCACCGCGTGAAGTCCAGCAAACGATGTTCGAAGCGCCACCGGCTTCCACGGAAGGCCTCGTGCTTTCATTGGATTTTGAGCCGGGGGAAGGTCCGGAGTCGGCATCCCTCCCCGGTGGCGCGAAGCTCGTCGGAAACGCCACGCTCGAAGCTCAGCAACTGGTTCCGGGGCGGCGCAGTCCCGGCAATGATGCGCATGTGGTTCCCGAGGCCGCCCGCCAAACCCACGGAGGTTTTCTCGCGGGACTCTTAACCGCCTTCTGTTTGCTGCATTCCTTGCTCGTGGCGTTCCAAAAATCCGCCCGCGCCCATTTCTATTTCGCCCTCATCAGCGGACTGGCCGCCATCAATAGCTGGCCCGCGCCTGAGATCGAAGCCTTGGGGCGCGCTTGGCTCGCGGTGCAGATGGTCCTGGTGGGAGAACTCTTCCGAACGCTGTTCGGCCTCGACGTTTCCTGGGAGCGCCGGGGTTTGATGACCGCGGCCGTGATCTCCGGGGCGCTGTTGACCTTGGATAAGCTGGGATTCGGCCTGCCAGGATTTCTTTCTGGCCTCGTCAGTTTGGTGGCGGGTTTGACGACCCTTTTCGCCGCGTTGCACGTCCTGCGCTTGTCGTCCGCAGCCGACAAGGCCAAAGCCGAGGGAGCCCGAATCATCAACGCCGGCTTGGGCGCGCTCATCGCTTTCTCGTTGATTTCATTCGAGGTTCCCTTTTTTTGGCGGAATGCCTCTTTCGCACCTCGGCGTCGCCGTCTTCTTCGGCGCCACCTCGGTCCACCTCGCTCGATCTTTCGGACGCTCCGTCCAGCGCGTAGAACAACAGGCCGCCCTGCTGGCCACGTCCAATGA